One genomic window of Arvicanthis niloticus isolate mArvNil1 chromosome 24, mArvNil1.pat.X, whole genome shotgun sequence includes the following:
- the Pitpnm2 gene encoding membrane-associated phosphatidylinositol transfer protein 2 isoform X6, whose translation MIIKEYRIPLPMTVEEYRIAQLYMIQKKSRNETYGQGSGVEILENRPYTDGPGGSGQYTHKVYHVGMHIPGWFRSILPKAALRVVEESWNAYPYTRTRFTCPFVEKFSIDIETFYKTDTGENNNVFNLSPVEKNQLITDIIDIVKDPVPPNEYKTEEDPKLFQSVKTRRGPLSENWIQEYKKRLLPIMCAYKLCKVEFRYWGMQSKIERFIHDTGLRRVMVRAHRQAWCWQDEWYGLTMEKIRELEREVQLMLSRKMAQFSEEGPSELSHDNAVKDQAPGPTSESGNNSGEPLGRGLKKQWSTSSKSSRSSKRGASPSRHSISEWRMQSIARDSDEGSEDEFFDAQENLQHKEEMHAKDITKWNSNDLMDKMENPEPEESQDGLYHQSDSEFRVASSVEQLNMEKKTKNSMFPSFRWPKKIKKKKEKNPEQK comes from the exons ATGATCATAAAGGAATACCGGATCCCCCTGCCAATGACTGTGGAGGAATACCGCATCGCCCAGCTGTACATGATACAG AAAAAGAGCCGAAATGAGACCTATGGACAAGGCAGCGGAGTGGAGATCCTGGAGAACCGGCCCTACACAGATGGGCCTGGCGGCTCTGGGCAGTACACCCACAAGGTGTATCACGTGGGCATGCACATTCCTGGCTGGTTTCGCTCCATCTTGCCCAAGGCAGCCTTGCGAGTGGTGGAGGAGTCCTGGAATGCCTACCCCTATACCCGAACAAG GTTCACCTGCCCCTTTGTGGAGAAGTTCTCCATTGACATTGAAACCTTTTATAAGACAGACACTGGGGAAAACAATAATGTGTTCAACCTGTCTCCTGTGGAAAAGAACCAGCTGATAACAG ACATCATCGACATTGTAAAGGATCCTGTGCCCCCCAATGAATATAAGACAGAAGAAGACCCCAAGCTGTTCCAGTCAGTCAAGACCCGTCGGGGACCTCTTTCTGAAAACTGGATTCAGGAATACAAGAAGCGGCTCCTCCCCATCATGTGTGCCTACAAGCTCTGCAAGGTGGAGTTCCGATACTGGGGCATGCAGTCCAAAATTGAGAGGTTCATCCACGACACCG GCCTGCGGCGGGTGATGGTGAGGGCCCACCGGCAGGCCTGGTGCTGGCAGGATGAATGGTATGGGCTGACCATGGAGAAAATCCGAGAGCTGGAGAGGGAGGTGCAGCTCATGCTATCCCGCAAAATGGCCCAGTTTTCGGAGGAAGGACCTTCAGAACTAAGCCATGACAATGCTGTCAAGGACCAGGCACCTGGACCAACCTCTGAATCCGGCAACAACAGTGGGGAGCCTCTGGGGCGGGGCCTGAAGAAGCAGTGGTCCACCTCCTCCAAGTCCTCAAGGTCCTCCAAGCGGGGAG CCAGCCCCTCCCGACATAGCATCTCTGAGTGGAGGATGCAGAGTATCGCCAGGGACTCTGACGAAGGCTCAGAGGACGAGTTCTTCGATGCACAAG AGAACTTGCAACACAAGGAGGAAATGCACGCCAAGGACATCACCAAATGGAATTCCAATGACCTCATGGACAAAATGGAGAATCCAGAGCCTGAGGAATCACAGG ATGGGCTCTACCACCAGAGCGACTCCGAGTTCAGGGTAGCCTCCAGTGTGGAGCAGCTGAACATGGAG AAAAAAACTAAGAACTCCATGTTCCCATCCTTTCGGTGGcccaagaagataaaaaaaaagaaggaaaagaacccagaGCAGAAGTGA